A genomic stretch from Deinococcus aquiradiocola includes:
- a CDS encoding sensor histidine kinase gives MARGKGVWRSLTGRLALAFVALSVLTLGLVGAFSYAFTRAQFRQLLTEQVRTELVQELQTYEALHGSTAGFREHQGKGPPERSGPGSAPGGQDRPSAPAVGGPFTVLDAQYRPLTPSTGHVAGHTLPVAERQNLMPVPDASGTRTIAYLRPTGNQPPQDARSAAFLNSVARAVLTVMVVAAILAVLTGGLLARTLLHPLRLLLRAIHAMQRGERVPRLPRTGPDELGEVLVAFNAMQDEVNRQRHAQRQLTADIAHDLNTPLSVIGGTLEGLLDGTFPPTPERLTRLQHETRHLTALVRDLRFLALADAGELRLTRERTPVGPLLRDATLRFQELADRAGVTLHATLPDPGPDAPVDPVRVVQVVQNLISNALTHTPPGGTVTLNARTDGASYVVSVHDTGPGIPADVLPHIFERLYRADPSRHAPGSGLGLSIARSIVEAHGGRVTATSTPGHGTTVTFTLPLQD, from the coding sequence ATGGCGCGCGGTAAGGGCGTGTGGCGCTCCCTGACGGGACGGCTGGCGCTGGCGTTCGTGGCGCTCAGCGTCCTGACGCTCGGCCTGGTGGGGGCCTTCTCGTACGCGTTCACGCGCGCGCAGTTCCGGCAGCTGCTGACCGAGCAGGTCCGGACGGAACTCGTGCAGGAGCTGCAGACGTACGAGGCCCTGCACGGCAGCACCGCCGGATTCCGCGAGCACCAGGGGAAAGGCCCGCCGGAACGCTCCGGTCCCGGAAGCGCGCCGGGAGGGCAGGACCGTCCGTCCGCCCCGGCGGTCGGCGGCCCCTTCACCGTCCTCGACGCGCAGTACCGTCCCCTGACGCCGTCCACAGGGCACGTGGCGGGCCACACGCTGCCCGTCGCCGAGCGGCAGAACCTGATGCCCGTGCCGGACGCGAGCGGAACGCGGACCATCGCGTACCTGCGGCCCACCGGGAACCAGCCGCCGCAGGACGCGCGCAGCGCCGCCTTCCTGAACAGCGTGGCGCGCGCCGTCCTGACCGTCATGGTGGTCGCGGCGATCCTCGCCGTCCTGACAGGCGGCCTGCTCGCCCGGACCCTGCTGCACCCGCTGCGGCTTCTGCTGCGCGCCATTCACGCCATGCAGCGCGGCGAGCGCGTCCCGCGCCTCCCCAGAACCGGGCCGGACGAACTCGGGGAGGTGCTGGTCGCGTTCAACGCCATGCAGGACGAGGTGAACCGTCAGCGGCACGCGCAGCGGCAGTTGACGGCCGACATCGCACACGACCTGAACACGCCGCTCAGCGTGATCGGCGGGACGCTGGAAGGCCTGCTCGACGGCACTTTCCCGCCCACCCCGGAACGCCTGACGCGCCTGCAGCACGAGACGCGGCACCTCACGGCCCTCGTGCGGGACCTGCGCTTCCTGGCGCTCGCGGACGCCGGAGAACTGCGCCTCACGCGGGAACGCACGCCGGTCGGCCCGCTCCTGCGGGACGCCACGCTGCGCTTTCAGGAGCTGGCCGACCGGGCCGGAGTGACGCTCCACGCGACCCTCCCCGACCCCGGCCCAGACGCGCCCGTCGACCCGGTACGGGTGGTGCAGGTCGTGCAGAACCTCATCAGCAACGCCCTGACGCACACACCGCCCGGCGGGACCGTCACACTGAACGCCCGCACGGACGGAGCGTCGTACGTGGTCAGCGTGCACGACACCGGCCCCGGCATCCCTGCCGACGTGCTGCCGCACATCTTCGAGCGGCTGTACCGCGCCGACCCGTCCCGGCACGCGCCCGGCTCGGGACTCGGCCTGAGCATCGCCCGCAGCATCGTCGAAGCCCACGGCGGACGCGTCACGGCGACGAGTACGCCAGGCCACGGGACGACCGTGACCTTCACGCTGCCACTTCAGGACTAG
- a CDS encoding intradiol ring-cleavage dioxygenase, with protein sequence MTDLKYQGPHATPEDDNDDDLVGEILSRRRALRALGIAGGLTVAGGVLAGGAGGRPPGPPPSGTGGMGTSAGTSGVKGLPGCVVRPAQTQGPYWVDERLQRRDIRSDTHTRAVKPGVPLVLTFDVSRVGVGVCEPRAGILVDVWHCDAAGVYSDAKDAGYDTRGQNFLRGTQLTDASGKATFSTIFPGWYAGRAVHIHYRLRVLNGSTVKGDFASQLFFDEAVTDTVHKAAPYRSKGRRDTLNANDMVYRNGGSQMLLQLKGSASRGYTATFDVGLNIA encoded by the coding sequence ATGACCGACCTCAAGTACCAGGGCCCGCACGCCACTCCCGAAGACGACAACGATGACGACCTCGTGGGCGAGATCCTCAGCCGCCGCCGCGCCCTGCGCGCCCTCGGAATCGCAGGCGGCCTGACCGTGGCGGGCGGCGTGCTCGCCGGAGGTGCGGGCGGCCGCCCGCCCGGCCCGCCCCCGAGCGGCACGGGCGGCATGGGCACCAGTGCCGGGACGAGCGGCGTGAAGGGCCTGCCCGGCTGCGTGGTCCGGCCCGCACAGACGCAGGGGCCGTACTGGGTGGACGAGCGCCTGCAGCGGCGCGACATCCGCAGCGACACCCACACGCGCGCCGTGAAGCCGGGCGTGCCGCTCGTGCTGACCTTCGACGTGTCGCGCGTCGGCGTGGGCGTGTGCGAACCGCGCGCGGGCATCCTGGTGGACGTGTGGCACTGCGACGCGGCCGGCGTGTACTCCGACGCGAAAGACGCCGGGTACGACACGCGCGGGCAGAACTTCCTGCGCGGCACGCAGCTCACGGACGCCAGCGGCAAGGCCACCTTCAGCACCATCTTCCCCGGCTGGTACGCGGGCCGGGCCGTGCACATCCACTACCGGCTGCGCGTGCTGAACGGCAGCACCGTGAAGGGCGACTTCGCGTCGCAGCTGTTCTTCGACGAGGCCGTCACCGACACCGTCCACAAGGCCGCACCGTACCGCAGCAAGGGCCGCCGCGACACCCTCAACGCGAACGACATGGTGTACCGGAACGGCGGCAGCCAGATGCTCCTGCAGCTCAAAGGCAGCGCGAGCAGGGGGTACACGGCGACCTTCGACGTGGGCCTGAACATCGCCTGA
- a CDS encoding cation diffusion facilitator family transporter: protein MAVRSAYLSLLLSVIVVALKGGAYLLTGSVALFSDALESVINVVAAGAAIAALLVARRPPDENHPYGHQKAEYFSAVLEGALIIVAAIAIIWQSVQALQHPAELEALGIGLAVSSVATLLNWAYGQYLLRTGRALKSPALVADGHHLLSDVVTSIGVLAGVILVKLTGWQVLDPIAAILVALYILWVGYSLVQNSLVSLLDEAAPVAVQHQIKTLVATHASGALEAHDFRTRHAGAVTFIDFHLVVPGHMTVEAAHAICDQLEEAIEQEIPSSEVTIHVEPESKAKHHGIVVM from the coding sequence ATGGCCGTAAGAAGCGCTTATCTCAGTCTGCTGCTGAGCGTGATCGTCGTCGCTCTCAAGGGCGGCGCGTACCTGCTGACGGGCAGTGTGGCGCTGTTCTCCGACGCGCTGGAGAGTGTCATCAACGTCGTCGCGGCCGGAGCAGCCATCGCGGCCCTGCTCGTCGCGCGCCGCCCGCCGGACGAGAACCACCCGTACGGGCATCAGAAGGCCGAGTACTTCAGTGCCGTGCTGGAGGGCGCCCTGATCATCGTGGCGGCCATCGCGATCATCTGGCAGTCGGTGCAGGCCCTGCAGCACCCTGCAGAGCTGGAGGCGCTCGGGATCGGCCTGGCCGTGTCGTCGGTCGCGACCCTGCTGAACTGGGCGTACGGGCAGTACCTGCTGCGCACGGGCCGCGCGCTGAAATCACCGGCGCTCGTGGCGGACGGTCACCACCTGCTGAGTGACGTGGTGACGAGCATCGGGGTGCTGGCGGGCGTGATCCTCGTGAAGCTCACGGGCTGGCAGGTGCTCGACCCGATCGCGGCGATTCTGGTGGCGCTGTACATCCTGTGGGTCGGGTACTCGCTGGTGCAGAACAGCCTCGTGAGCCTGCTGGACGAGGCGGCGCCCGTCGCGGTGCAGCACCAGATCAAGACGCTGGTGGCGACGCACGCGAGCGGCGCGCTCGAAGCGCACGACTTCCGGACCCGGCACGCGGGCGCCGTGACCTTCATCGACTTTCACCTCGTGGTGCCGGGTCACATGACGGTGGAGGCGGCGCACGCCATCTGCGATCAGCTGGAGGAGGCGATCGAGCAGGAAATTCCCAGCAGCGAGGTGACCATTCACGTCGAGCCGGAGAGCAAGGCAAAGCACCACGGCATCGTCGTGATGTGA
- a CDS encoding DUF4384 domain-containing protein translates to MKHILLATLPVLALGAASAAPKISAQSIIVNPVTSDLKVRVWTDRDPSGQNTPSYSRGDKIQIFVTPNKDAYVYLFNVEADGGVTQILPNRFSGEALVKANVVKAFPGTGDKFTFDIAGPAGVNKVLALASSTPLNLTQLSSFKTSQDTFATVNVQGQAGLAQALSIVVNPVKDNAWVTSTVQYAVAAPIARPAPVTPAPAPRPAPVATPKPAPMPAWTSRSEWESSFTSRENLDSVYVRYVHELQGQGYRLVASKRSGNHYNATFNGRGNATLSVKQEGRSGKYEVKITRRS, encoded by the coding sequence ATGAAACACATCCTTCTCGCCACCCTGCCGGTCCTCGCCCTCGGTGCGGCCAGCGCCGCCCCGAAGATCAGCGCGCAGAGCATCATCGTGAACCCCGTCACCAGCGACCTGAAGGTCCGCGTCTGGACGGACCGTGACCCGAGCGGCCAGAACACCCCCAGCTACAGCCGCGGCGACAAGATCCAGATCTTCGTGACGCCCAACAAGGACGCCTACGTGTACCTCTTCAACGTCGAGGCGGACGGCGGCGTCACGCAGATCCTCCCGAACCGCTTCAGTGGCGAGGCGCTCGTCAAGGCGAACGTCGTCAAGGCCTTCCCCGGCACGGGCGACAAGTTCACCTTCGACATCGCCGGTCCGGCAGGCGTGAACAAGGTGCTGGCCCTCGCGAGCAGCACCCCGCTGAACCTGACGCAGCTGTCGTCCTTCAAGACCTCGCAGGACACCTTCGCGACCGTGAACGTGCAGGGTCAGGCGGGCCTCGCCCAGGCGCTCAGCATCGTCGTCAATCCCGTCAAGGACAACGCCTGGGTGACGAGCACCGTGCAGTACGCCGTGGCTGCTCCCATCGCCCGCCCCGCGCCGGTCACGCCTGCCCCGGCCCCCCGTCCCGCGCCGGTCGCCACGCCCAAGCCAGCCCCGATGCCCGCCTGGACGTCCCGCAGCGAATGGGAGTCCAGCTTCACCAGCCGTGAGAACCTCGACAGCGTGTACGTCCGCTACGTTCACGAACTGCAGGGTCAGGGTTACCGTCTGGTCGCCAGCAAACGCAGCGGCAACCACTACAACGCCACCTTCAACGGGCGCGGCAACGCCACCCTGAGCGTCAAGCAGGAAGGCCGCAGCGGCAAGTACGAGGTCAAGATCACGCGCCGCAGCTGA
- a CDS encoding aldo/keto reductase, with translation METRTLGTSDLQVSLVGLGCNNFGAKLDQAGTDAVVQRALEAGITFFDTADVYGGTQGGPKGTSEIMLGRALGRDRDRVILASKFGADMGTDDHGPLKGARPEYIRRALEASLKRLGTDRLDLYQLHIPDPSTPIEDTLGTLNDLVKEGLVRYVGCSNLPASEVRHADAAARAAGGVTFVSCQDEYSLLVREVEDDLLPTMRELGLGLLPYFPLASGLLSGKYRAGEAAPAGSRLASWKGLGNRYMTDENLARVEVLRAYAEERGHTLLELAFSWLAAQDGVSSVIAGATSPEQIDQNVAAVRWTLTPEEVDAVDQLTSRTQATPS, from the coding sequence ATGGAAACACGCACGCTGGGAACGTCGGACCTGCAGGTGTCACTGGTGGGACTGGGCTGCAACAACTTCGGCGCGAAACTCGATCAGGCCGGGACGGACGCCGTGGTACAGCGCGCGCTGGAGGCGGGCATCACCTTCTTCGACACGGCCGACGTGTACGGCGGCACGCAGGGCGGCCCGAAAGGCACGTCGGAGATCATGCTCGGCCGCGCGCTGGGCCGCGACCGGGACCGCGTGATCCTCGCCAGCAAGTTCGGCGCGGACATGGGCACGGACGACCACGGCCCCCTGAAGGGCGCGCGGCCCGAGTACATCCGCCGGGCGCTGGAAGCCAGCCTGAAGCGCCTCGGCACGGACCGCCTCGACCTGTACCAGCTGCACATACCGGACCCCTCCACCCCGATCGAGGACACGCTCGGGACACTCAACGACCTCGTGAAGGAGGGCCTCGTGCGTTACGTGGGCTGCTCGAACCTGCCCGCCAGCGAGGTCCGGCACGCGGACGCCGCCGCCCGCGCCGCCGGGGGCGTGACCTTCGTGTCGTGCCAGGACGAGTACAGCCTGCTGGTCCGCGAGGTGGAGGACGACCTGCTGCCCACCATGCGCGAGCTGGGCCTGGGGCTGCTGCCGTACTTCCCGCTCGCGAGCGGGCTGCTGAGCGGCAAGTACCGCGCCGGGGAGGCCGCGCCCGCCGGGTCCCGCCTCGCGTCGTGGAAGGGCCTGGGGAACCGCTACATGACGGACGAGAACCTCGCCCGCGTCGAGGTGCTGCGCGCCTACGCCGAGGAGCGCGGGCACACGCTGCTGGAGCTGGCGTTCAGCTGGCTGGCCGCGCAGGACGGCGTGAGCAGCGTCATCGCGGGCGCGACCAGCCCCGAGCAGATCGACCAGAACGTCGCCGCCGTCCGCTGGACCCTCACGCCCGAAGAGGTGGACGCCGTGGATCAGCTCACGTCGCGCACGCAGGCCACGCCCTCCTGA
- a CDS encoding intradiol ring-cleavage dioxygenase: protein MNPHPVQAAHEDNDDEMVGQILSRRRALNLLGLGGMALTAGLVGCASSTSGTTTPTTGSGSGTGTTLPSCVVRPALTEGPYWVDERINRSDVRSDTGTGTVSQGVPLSLEFVISKVGTGSCTALSGVMVDIWQCDALGVYSDVSGNGQATTTGRNNLRGYQLTDANGSAKFTTIYPGWYEGRATHVHFRLRVLSSSGGTSQEFVSQVFFDDSVSDTVYSTVSPYTSKGSSRSVRNANDQIYRNGGSQLLLTLSGNAQSGFTASMDVGMNIA from the coding sequence ATGAATCCACATCCCGTTCAGGCAGCGCACGAAGACAACGACGACGAGATGGTCGGCCAGATCCTCAGCCGCCGCCGCGCCCTGAACCTGCTGGGCCTGGGCGGCATGGCCCTCACGGCGGGACTGGTCGGCTGCGCCAGCAGCACCTCGGGCACCACGACGCCCACCACCGGCAGCGGCAGCGGGACCGGCACGACCCTCCCCAGCTGCGTGGTGCGTCCCGCCCTGACGGAAGGGCCGTACTGGGTGGACGAACGCATCAACCGCAGCGACGTCCGCAGCGATACCGGCACCGGCACCGTCTCGCAGGGCGTCCCGCTCAGCCTGGAGTTCGTGATCTCGAAGGTCGGGACGGGCAGCTGCACCGCGCTGAGCGGCGTGATGGTGGACATCTGGCAGTGCGACGCGCTCGGCGTGTACAGCGACGTGAGCGGCAACGGGCAGGCGACCACGACCGGCAGGAACAACCTGCGCGGGTACCAGCTGACCGACGCGAACGGCAGCGCGAAATTCACGACCATCTACCCCGGCTGGTACGAGGGCCGCGCCACGCACGTCCACTTCCGGCTGCGGGTCCTGAGCAGCAGCGGCGGCACCTCGCAGGAGTTCGTGTCGCAGGTGTTCTTCGACGACTCGGTCAGCGACACCGTGTACAGCACCGTCAGCCCGTACACCTCCAAAGGCTCGTCGCGCAGCGTCCGCAACGCGAACGACCAGATCTACCGGAACGGCGGCAGTCAGCTGCTCCTGACCCTGAGCGGCAACGCGCAGTCCGGCTTCACGGCCAGCATGGACGTCGGCATGAACATCGCCTGA
- a CDS encoding glutamate synthase subunit beta has product MAKVTGFLEYERVKDTYQPAEARLRHYREFVNPLQEQDAKQQAARCMDCGIPFCNNGCPVNNIIPDFNDLVYQQDWKSAIDVLHSTNNFPEFTGRICPAPCEAACTLNFNSEAVGIKSIERTIIDRAWQEGWVRPQPPEVRTGRRVAVVGSGPSGLAAAQQLARAGHDVTVFEKNERVGGLLRYGIPDFKMEKHHIDRRVEQMTQEGVTFRTGVLVGDLPTGIKVTSHHQETISAEQLRAEFDAVLLAGGAEHPRDLPVPGRELDGVHFAMEFLPQQNRANHGWNGDGQILATGKNVIVIGGGDTGSDCMGTSHRQGARSVTQFELMPMPPESEYKPLSWPYWPYRLRTSSSHEEGGERQFAVATREFVGENGKLTGIRTVKVQWEGGKMTEVEGSEELLPADLVLLAMGFMSPLGSVLETFGIEKDGRGNARASTDDETGYATNVPGVFAAGDMRRGQSLVVWAIREGRQAAREVDRFLMGQTLLPR; this is encoded by the coding sequence ATGGCGAAAGTCACCGGATTTCTGGAGTACGAGCGCGTCAAGGACACCTACCAGCCCGCCGAGGCTCGCCTGCGGCACTACCGCGAGTTCGTCAACCCCCTGCAGGAACAGGACGCCAAACAGCAGGCCGCCCGCTGCATGGACTGCGGCATTCCCTTCTGCAACAACGGCTGCCCCGTCAACAACATCATCCCCGACTTCAACGACCTCGTGTACCAGCAGGACTGGAAGTCCGCCATCGACGTGCTGCACTCCACCAACAACTTCCCGGAATTCACGGGCCGCATCTGCCCCGCCCCCTGCGAGGCCGCCTGCACCCTGAACTTCAACAGCGAAGCGGTCGGCATCAAGAGCATCGAACGCACCATCATCGACCGTGCCTGGCAGGAAGGCTGGGTGCGACCGCAACCGCCGGAAGTCCGGACGGGCCGCCGCGTCGCCGTGGTCGGCAGCGGCCCCAGCGGCCTCGCCGCCGCGCAGCAGCTCGCGCGGGCCGGGCACGACGTGACCGTCTTTGAGAAGAACGAACGCGTGGGCGGCCTGCTGCGCTACGGCATCCCGGACTTCAAGATGGAGAAGCACCACATCGACCGGCGTGTCGAGCAGATGACGCAGGAAGGCGTCACCTTCCGCACCGGCGTCCTCGTGGGCGACCTGCCCACCGGCATCAAGGTCACGTCCCACCACCAGGAGACGATCAGTGCCGAGCAGCTGCGCGCCGAGTTCGACGCGGTGCTCCTCGCGGGCGGGGCCGAACACCCCCGCGACCTGCCCGTCCCGGGCCGCGAACTGGACGGCGTACACTTCGCGATGGAGTTCCTGCCGCAGCAGAACCGCGCAAACCACGGCTGGAACGGCGACGGTCAGATCCTCGCGACCGGCAAGAACGTCATCGTGATCGGCGGCGGCGACACCGGCAGCGACTGCATGGGCACCAGCCACCGGCAGGGCGCCCGCAGCGTCACGCAGTTCGAACTGATGCCCATGCCGCCGGAAAGCGAGTACAAACCCCTCAGCTGGCCGTACTGGCCGTACCGCCTGCGTACCAGCAGCAGCCACGAGGAAGGCGGCGAACGGCAGTTCGCGGTCGCCACCCGCGAATTCGTCGGCGAGAACGGTAAACTGACCGGCATCCGCACCGTGAAGGTCCAGTGGGAAGGCGGCAAGATGACCGAGGTGGAAGGCAGCGAGGAACTCCTGCCCGCCGACCTCGTCCTGCTCGCCATGGGCTTCATGAGCCCGCTCGGCAGCGTCCTCGAAACGTTCGGGATCGAGAAGGACGGCCGCGGCAACGCGCGCGCCAGCACCGACGACGAAACCGGCTACGCCACCAACGTCCCCGGCGTGTTCGCGGCGGGCGACATGCGGCGCGGCCAGTCGCTGGTGGTCTGGGCGATCCGCGAAGGCCGCCAGGCCGCCCGCGAAGTGGACCGCTTCCTGATGGGCCAGACGCTCCTGCCGCGCTGA
- a CDS encoding response regulator transcription factor, which produces MVLLVEDSLTLRDMVREYLEAHGLGVRVASNGQEALYACRHDPPDLVLLDVMMPHMDGLTFLRAYRASWHAPVILLTALDAERDKIAGLESGADDYVTKPFSLAELLARVRAQLRRADGPQGTSVLRHGPLTLDLDARSVRVSGEPVTLTRSEFELLAALMRSPGRVLSRPDLLACLQDDGSASERTIDVHVRNLRVKTEPDPGRPRWLETVFGIGYRLRPEAAR; this is translated from the coding sequence ATGGTGCTGCTGGTCGAGGACAGCCTGACGCTGCGCGACATGGTGCGCGAGTACCTGGAGGCGCACGGGCTGGGCGTACGCGTCGCGTCGAACGGGCAGGAGGCGCTGTACGCCTGCCGTCACGACCCGCCGGACCTCGTGCTGCTGGACGTGATGATGCCGCACATGGACGGCCTGACCTTCCTGCGCGCGTACCGGGCGTCGTGGCACGCGCCCGTGATCCTGCTGACCGCGCTCGACGCGGAACGCGACAAGATCGCCGGCCTGGAGAGCGGCGCGGACGACTACGTCACGAAGCCGTTCTCGCTGGCGGAACTGCTCGCGCGCGTGCGGGCTCAACTGCGCCGCGCGGACGGCCCGCAGGGCACGAGCGTCCTGCGGCACGGCCCGCTCACGCTGGACCTCGACGCCCGCTCGGTCCGGGTGTCGGGCGAGCCGGTCACACTCACCCGCTCGGAGTTCGAGCTGCTGGCCGCCCTGATGCGCTCGCCGGGACGGGTGCTGTCCCGCCCGGACCTGCTCGCCTGCCTGCAGGACGACGGGAGCGCGTCGGAGCGGACCATCGACGTGCACGTCCGCAACCTGCGCGTGAAGACCGAACCCGACCCCGGACGGCCCAGGTGGCTGGAGACGGTGTTCGGCATCGGGTACCGCCTGCGGCCCGAAGCCGCCCGATGA
- a CDS encoding LacI family DNA-binding transcriptional regulator encodes MEQTVTLDQVARRAGVSSSTVSRIINGTARVSDAKRETVIRIMAELNYRPNVLARSLASGRTMGVGILTQDISSPFYGSMLRGIEGALQGTGYHPIFISGHWHLQEELEAIDFLLSRKVDGVIVLGGGVPDHRLQEVSRQLPMIVLGRTVPGLEDQCLRLDNRAGAYEATRHLIELGHRSVAHIAGEPTHRDAQDRVDGYRAALEDAGLTFDADLVQPGDFHEAAGFLAATRLVDGRKVFSAIFAANDQMAYGARLALHRKGLRVPEDISLVGFDDLPGSMYTTPPLTTVQQPVEDMGREAALGMLRLLRGERAEVARLDVRLVLRESTVRRRNP; translated from the coding sequence ATGGAACAGACTGTCACGCTCGACCAGGTCGCACGTCGTGCTGGCGTGTCCTCAAGCACCGTATCCCGCATCATCAACGGAACGGCCCGCGTGAGTGACGCCAAGCGCGAGACGGTGATCCGTATCATGGCCGAGCTGAACTATCGCCCAAACGTGCTTGCCCGCAGTCTCGCCAGTGGCCGGACGATGGGCGTCGGCATCCTCACCCAGGACATCTCCAGCCCCTTCTATGGCAGCATGCTGCGCGGCATCGAGGGCGCCCTGCAGGGCACCGGCTACCACCCGATCTTCATCAGCGGGCACTGGCACCTGCAGGAGGAACTCGAAGCGATCGATTTTCTCCTCTCCCGCAAGGTGGACGGCGTCATCGTGCTGGGCGGCGGCGTTCCCGACCACCGCCTGCAGGAAGTCAGCCGTCAACTCCCGATGATCGTGCTCGGGAGGACCGTTCCCGGCCTGGAGGACCAGTGCCTGCGGCTCGACAACCGCGCCGGGGCGTACGAGGCGACCCGTCACCTGATCGAACTCGGGCACCGCAGCGTCGCGCACATCGCGGGCGAACCGACGCACCGGGACGCGCAGGACCGCGTGGACGGCTACCGGGCCGCCCTCGAGGACGCGGGCCTGACCTTCGACGCGGACCTCGTCCAGCCGGGCGATTTCCACGAGGCGGCCGGATTTCTCGCCGCCACGCGTCTGGTGGACGGCCGCAAGGTCTTCAGTGCGATCTTCGCGGCGAACGACCAGATGGCGTACGGGGCGAGGCTCGCGCTGCACCGCAAGGGTCTGCGCGTCCCGGAGGACATCTCGCTGGTGGGTTTCGACGACCTGCCGGGCTCCATGTACACCACGCCTCCACTCACCACCGTGCAGCAGCCGGTGGAGGACATGGGCCGCGAGGCGGCCCTCGGAATGCTGCGCCTGCTGCGCGGCGAGCGGGCCGAGGTGGCACGCCTGGACGTGCGGCTGGTGCTGCGCGAGTCCACCGTGCGCCGCCGGAATCCCTGA
- a CDS encoding SDR family oxidoreductase, which produces MKVLFIGGTGIISSACTALAAQQGVDLYLLNRGTSASARPAPAGVTQLHADLHDEAALTQVLAGHSFDAVVNWIAFTPEQVEADLRVFRGRTAQYVFISSASAYQTPPASLPILESTPLRNPHWAYSRDKIACEERLTRAYREEGFPVTVVRPSHTYDRTLLPMDGGYTVVQRMRQGKRVVVHGDGTSLWTLTHHRDFAVGFLGLIGNPHAVGESYHITGDEVLTWNQIFETVARAAGAEFRPVYLPSDLIAAYDAAWGAGLLGDKAHSMVFDNSKVRRAVPAFRPVIPFARGAEEIMAWYDADPARQVVDAALDRRMDDMIAAYDRAWPL; this is translated from the coding sequence ATGAAAGTACTGTTCATCGGCGGGACCGGCATCATCAGCAGCGCCTGCACGGCGCTCGCCGCGCAGCAGGGCGTGGACCTGTACCTCCTCAACCGCGGCACGTCCGCGTCCGCACGGCCCGCACCGGCAGGCGTGACACAGCTGCACGCCGACCTGCACGACGAGGCGGCCCTCACGCAGGTCCTGGCCGGTCATTCCTTCGACGCGGTCGTGAACTGGATCGCGTTCACGCCGGAGCAGGTCGAGGCGGACCTGCGCGTCTTCCGTGGCCGCACGGCGCAGTACGTCTTCATCAGTTCCGCGTCCGCGTACCAGACCCCGCCCGCCAGCCTTCCCATCCTGGAATCCACGCCGCTGCGCAACCCGCACTGGGCGTACTCGCGCGACAAGATCGCCTGCGAGGAACGCCTCACGCGCGCGTACCGCGAGGAGGGCTTTCCCGTCACGGTCGTGCGGCCCTCGCACACGTACGACCGGACGCTCCTCCCGATGGACGGCGGCTACACGGTCGTGCAGCGCATGAGGCAGGGCAAGCGCGTCGTCGTGCACGGTGACGGCACGTCCCTGTGGACGCTCACGCACCACCGGGATTTCGCGGTCGGCTTCCTGGGCCTGATCGGGAACCCGCACGCGGTCGGTGAGAGTTACCACATCACCGGCGACGAGGTCCTCACCTGGAATCAGATCTTCGAGACGGTCGCGCGCGCCGCCGGAGCGGAATTCCGGCCCGTGTACCTGCCGTCCGACCTGATCGCCGCGTACGACGCCGCGTGGGGTGCGGGCCTGCTCGGCGACAAGGCGCACAGCATGGTGTTTGACAACAGCAAGGTGCGGCGCGCCGTTCCGGCGTTCCGGCCCGTCATTCCCTTCGCTCGCGGGGCGGAGGAGATCATGGCGTGGTACGACGCCGACCCGGCCCGGCAGGTGGTGGACGCGGCCCTCGACCGGCGGATGGACGACATGATCGCCGCCTACGACCGCGCCTGGCCCCTCTGA